Proteins encoded in a region of the Ursus arctos isolate Adak ecotype North America unplaced genomic scaffold, UrsArc2.0 scaffold_2, whole genome shotgun sequence genome:
- the CADM3 gene encoding cell adhesion molecule 3 isoform X3: MGGPSALPLLLLLACCGAPGGANLSQDDSQPWTSDETVVAGGTVVLKCQVKDHEDSSLQWSNPAQQTLYFGEKRALRDNRIQLVRSTPHELSISISNVALADEGEYTCSIFTMPVRTAKSLVTVLGIPQKPIITGYKSSLREKETTTLNCQSSGSKPAAQLTWRKGDQELHGEPTRVQEDPNGKTFTVSSSVTFQVSREDDGADVVCSVNHESLKGADRSTSQRIEVLYTPTAKIRPDPPHPREGQKLLLHCEGRGNPVPQQYLWEKEGSVPPLKMTQESALIFPFLNKSDSGTYGCTATSNMGSYKAYYTLNVNDPSPVPSSSSTYHAIIGGIVAFIVFLLLILLIFLGHYLIRHKGTYLTHEAKGSDDAPDADTAIINAEGGQSGGDDKKEYFI, encoded by the exons ATAGCCAGCCCTGGACCTCTGATGAGACAGTGGTGGCCGGCGGCACCGTGGTGCTCAAGTGCCAAGTGAAAGATCATGAGGACTCGTCTCTGCAGTGGTCTAACCCTGCCCAGCAGACTCTCTactttggagagaagagag CCCTTCGTGATAATCGGATCCAGCTGGTTAGGTCCACTCCCCACGAGCTCAGCATCAGCATCAGCAACGTGGCCCTGGCGGACGAGGGCGAGTACACCTGCTCCATCTTCACCATGCCTGTGAGGACTGCCAAGTCCCTCGTCACTGTGCTCG GAATCCCACAGAAGCCCATAATTACTGGCTACAAGTCGTCATTACGGGAAAAGGAGACAACTACCCTAAACTGTCAGTCTTCGGGAAGCAAACCTGCAGCCCAGCTCACCTGGCGGAAGGGCGACCAAGAGCTCCACG GAGAACCAACCCGCGTTCAGGAAGATCCCAATGGTAAAACCTTCACCGTGAGCAGCTCAGTGACATTCCAGGTTTCCCGGGAGGACGACGGGGCGGACGTCGTGTGCTCTGTGAACCATGAGTCTCTAAAGGGGGCTGACAGGTCGACCTCTCAGCGCATCGAAGTCCTGT ACACACCGACGGCGAAGATCAGGCCAGACCCCCCGCACCCCCGCGAGGGCCAGAAGCTGTTGCTGCACTGCGAGGGGCGTGGCAATCCCGT CCCCCAGCAGTACCtgtgggagaaggagggcagTGTGCCCCCACTGAAGATGACCCAGGAGAGTGCCCTGATCTTCCCCTTCCTCAACAAGAGCGACAGTGGGACGTACGGCTGCACGGCCACCAGCAACATGGGCAGCTACAAGGCCTACTACACGCTCAACGTGAACG ACCCCAGCCCGGTGCCCTCGTCCTCCAGCACCTACCACGCCATCATCGGCGGCATCGTGGCGTTCATCGTCTTCCTGCTGCTCATTCTGCTCATCTTCCTCGGCCACTACTTGATCCGGCACAAAG GAACCTACCTGACACATGAGGCCAAAGGCTCCGATGACGCCCCAGACGCAGACACGGCCATCATCAATGCAGAAGGCGGGCAGTCGGGCGGGGACGACAAGAAGGAATATTTCATCTAG
- the CADM3 gene encoding cell adhesion molecule 3 isoform X2, with the protein MGGPSALPLLLLLACCGAPGGANLSQDGYWQEQDLELGTLAPLGEAISSTVWSSPDMLASQDSQPWTSDETVVAGGTVVLKCQVKDHEDSSLQWSNPAQQTLYFGEKRALRDNRIQLVRSTPHELSISISNVALADEGEYTCSIFTMPVRTAKSLVTVLGIPQKPIITGYKSSLREKETTTLNCQSSGSKPAAQLTWRKGDQELHGEPTRVQEDPNGKTFTVSSSVTFQVSREDDGADVVCSVNHESLKGADRSTSQRIEVLYTPTAKIRPDPPHPREGQKLLLHCEGRGNPVPQQYLWEKEGSVPPLKMTQESALIFPFLNKSDSGTYGCTATSNMGSYKAYYTLNVNGVDSQGTKKLAQSSLRRHKTPARCPRPPAPTTPSSAASWRSSSSCCSFCSSSSATT; encoded by the exons GCTACTGGCAGGAGCAGGACTTGGAGCTGGGAACTCTGGCTCCACTCGGCGAGGCCATCAGCTCCACAGTCTGGAGCAGCCCTGACATGCTGGCCAGTCAAG ATAGCCAGCCCTGGACCTCTGATGAGACAGTGGTGGCCGGCGGCACCGTGGTGCTCAAGTGCCAAGTGAAAGATCATGAGGACTCGTCTCTGCAGTGGTCTAACCCTGCCCAGCAGACTCTCTactttggagagaagagag CCCTTCGTGATAATCGGATCCAGCTGGTTAGGTCCACTCCCCACGAGCTCAGCATCAGCATCAGCAACGTGGCCCTGGCGGACGAGGGCGAGTACACCTGCTCCATCTTCACCATGCCTGTGAGGACTGCCAAGTCCCTCGTCACTGTGCTCG GAATCCCACAGAAGCCCATAATTACTGGCTACAAGTCGTCATTACGGGAAAAGGAGACAACTACCCTAAACTGTCAGTCTTCGGGAAGCAAACCTGCAGCCCAGCTCACCTGGCGGAAGGGCGACCAAGAGCTCCACG GAGAACCAACCCGCGTTCAGGAAGATCCCAATGGTAAAACCTTCACCGTGAGCAGCTCAGTGACATTCCAGGTTTCCCGGGAGGACGACGGGGCGGACGTCGTGTGCTCTGTGAACCATGAGTCTCTAAAGGGGGCTGACAGGTCGACCTCTCAGCGCATCGAAGTCCTGT ACACACCGACGGCGAAGATCAGGCCAGACCCCCCGCACCCCCGCGAGGGCCAGAAGCTGTTGCTGCACTGCGAGGGGCGTGGCAATCCCGT CCCCCAGCAGTACCtgtgggagaaggagggcagTGTGCCCCCACTGAAGATGACCCAGGAGAGTGCCCTGATCTTCCCCTTCCTCAACAAGAGCGACAGTGGGACGTACGGCTGCACGGCCACCAGCAACATGGGCAGCTACAAGGCCTACTACACGCTCAACGTGAACG gcGTAGACAGTCAAGGAACCAAAAAGCTGGCCCAGTCAAGCTTGAGGAGACATAAG ACCCCAGCCCGGTGCCCTCGTCCTCCAGCACCTACCACGCCATCATCGGCGGCATCGTGGCGTTCATCGTCTTCCTGCTGCTCATTCTGCTCATCTTCCTCGGCCACTACTTGA
- the ACKR1 gene encoding atypical chemokine receptor 1, translated as MGNCLQHQVAEGDSTKFTFGDDIWDEFNDSYDLNYNYSNVEAAAPCHSCSLLDESSLPFFILTSVLGILAGGAVLFALLRPLFHWRVCPERPLLVQLAVGSALFSIAVPVLAPGLRGVQGAALCHLAHMLWYGSAFAQALLIGCHACLGPKMGRGQVPDITLRLGVGLWGMAILLGLPVTLASDTSLGFCSLMFSRSHWFLQLSHAAACFAVFTMLPLALLGAKALTKILGRGPCPWVNVLWAWFVFWWLHGVAVGLDFLVRSKALVLSTCLAQQALDLLQHLAEAVAILHCVAAPLLLALSYHQTARSSPPALPLPLTRPAPLDTQGGKS; from the exons ATGGGGAACTGTCTGCAACACCAG GTGGCGGAGGGGGACTCTACTAAGTTCACCTTTGGAGACGATATCTGGGACGAGTTTAATGATTCCTATGACCTGAACTATAACTACAGCAATGTGGAGGCGGCCGCGCCCTGCCACTCCTGCAGCCTGCTGGACGAGTCCTCACTGCCCTTCTTCATCCTCACCAGCGTCCTGGGCATCCTCGCCGGTGGCGCGGTCCTCTTCGCGCTCCTCAGACCTCTCTTCCACTGGCGGGTGTGCCCCGAACGGCCTCTGCTAGTACAACTGGCCGTGGGCAGCGCCCTCTTCAGCATCGCGGTGCCCGTGCTGGCGCCAGGGCTGCGTGGCGTCCAGGGCGCAGCTCTGTGCCACCTGGCCCACATGCTCTGGTATGGCTCAGCCTTCGCGCAGGCTCTGCTGATAGGGTGCCACGCCTGCCTGGGCCCCAAAATGGGCAGAGGGCAGGTCCCTGACATCACCCTGCGGCTGGGAGTGGGACTCTGGGGAATGGCTATCCTCCTGGGGCTGCCGGTCACCCTGGCCAGCGAcacttccctgggcttctgctcCCTGATGTTCAGCAGGAGCCACTGGTTTCTGCAGCTCTCGCACGCCGCGGCCTGTTTCGCCGTCTTCACCATGTTGCCCCTCGCTTTGTTAGGAGCCAAGGCACTGACGAAAATACTGGGCAGGGGGCCGTGTCCCTGGGTCAACGTCCTGTGGGCCTGGTTTGTGTTCTGGTGGCTTCATGGGGTGGCTGTGGGCTTGGACTTTCTCGTGCGGTCCAAGGCCTTGGTCCTGTCGACGTGTCTGGCCCAGCAGGCCCTGGACTTGCTGCAGCACCTGGCAGAGGCTGTGGCCATTCTGCACTGCGTGGCCGCACCCCTGCTCCTGGCCCTGTCCTACCACCAGACTGCGCGCAGCTCCCCGCCcgccctgcccctcccgctcacACGGCCTGCTCCTCTGGACACCCAGGGAGGCAAGTCCTAG
- the CADM3 gene encoding cell adhesion molecule 3 isoform X1, whose amino-acid sequence MGGPSALPLLLLLACCGAPGGANLSQDGYWQEQDLELGTLAPLGEAISSTVWSSPDMLASQDSQPWTSDETVVAGGTVVLKCQVKDHEDSSLQWSNPAQQTLYFGEKRALRDNRIQLVRSTPHELSISISNVALADEGEYTCSIFTMPVRTAKSLVTVLGIPQKPIITGYKSSLREKETTTLNCQSSGSKPAAQLTWRKGDQELHGEPTRVQEDPNGKTFTVSSSVTFQVSREDDGADVVCSVNHESLKGADRSTSQRIEVLYTPTAKIRPDPPHPREGQKLLLHCEGRGNPVPQQYLWEKEGSVPPLKMTQESALIFPFLNKSDSGTYGCTATSNMGSYKAYYTLNVNDPSPVPSSSSTYHAIIGGIVAFIVFLLLILLIFLGHYLIRHKGTYLTHEAKGSDDAPDADTAIINAEGGQSGGDDKKEYFI is encoded by the exons GCTACTGGCAGGAGCAGGACTTGGAGCTGGGAACTCTGGCTCCACTCGGCGAGGCCATCAGCTCCACAGTCTGGAGCAGCCCTGACATGCTGGCCAGTCAAG ATAGCCAGCCCTGGACCTCTGATGAGACAGTGGTGGCCGGCGGCACCGTGGTGCTCAAGTGCCAAGTGAAAGATCATGAGGACTCGTCTCTGCAGTGGTCTAACCCTGCCCAGCAGACTCTCTactttggagagaagagag CCCTTCGTGATAATCGGATCCAGCTGGTTAGGTCCACTCCCCACGAGCTCAGCATCAGCATCAGCAACGTGGCCCTGGCGGACGAGGGCGAGTACACCTGCTCCATCTTCACCATGCCTGTGAGGACTGCCAAGTCCCTCGTCACTGTGCTCG GAATCCCACAGAAGCCCATAATTACTGGCTACAAGTCGTCATTACGGGAAAAGGAGACAACTACCCTAAACTGTCAGTCTTCGGGAAGCAAACCTGCAGCCCAGCTCACCTGGCGGAAGGGCGACCAAGAGCTCCACG GAGAACCAACCCGCGTTCAGGAAGATCCCAATGGTAAAACCTTCACCGTGAGCAGCTCAGTGACATTCCAGGTTTCCCGGGAGGACGACGGGGCGGACGTCGTGTGCTCTGTGAACCATGAGTCTCTAAAGGGGGCTGACAGGTCGACCTCTCAGCGCATCGAAGTCCTGT ACACACCGACGGCGAAGATCAGGCCAGACCCCCCGCACCCCCGCGAGGGCCAGAAGCTGTTGCTGCACTGCGAGGGGCGTGGCAATCCCGT CCCCCAGCAGTACCtgtgggagaaggagggcagTGTGCCCCCACTGAAGATGACCCAGGAGAGTGCCCTGATCTTCCCCTTCCTCAACAAGAGCGACAGTGGGACGTACGGCTGCACGGCCACCAGCAACATGGGCAGCTACAAGGCCTACTACACGCTCAACGTGAACG ACCCCAGCCCGGTGCCCTCGTCCTCCAGCACCTACCACGCCATCATCGGCGGCATCGTGGCGTTCATCGTCTTCCTGCTGCTCATTCTGCTCATCTTCCTCGGCCACTACTTGATCCGGCACAAAG GAACCTACCTGACACATGAGGCCAAAGGCTCCGATGACGCCCCAGACGCAGACACGGCCATCATCAATGCAGAAGGCGGGCAGTCGGGCGGGGACGACAAGAAGGAATATTTCATCTAG